CCGCTGGCTCAAGCGGCGCGCGAAATTCGCGCCGGCGGCGGCGAAGTCGCGTTTCTCGCCGCGGATTTCAGCAAAGCAACCGACGTCAAGCGGGTGGTCAAAGAGGCGCGGCGGCGCTTCGGGACGATTCACATACTCGTCAACAACGCCAGCCTCCTCGGCCCACGCGTGCCCGTAGTGGAGTATCCTCTCGCTGAGTGGGAAAAAGTCCTCAAAGTAAATCTCACGGCGCTTTTTTTACTGACGAAAGAAGCGCTGAGCCTGATGATCCCGCAGCGGGAAGGCTCGATCATCAACGTCTCTTCCGGCGTCGGGCGCGTTGGCAAGGCGCGCTGGGGCGCGTATGCCGTCTCCAAGTTCGGCGTGGAAGGATTCACGCAGGTGTTGGCGGAAGAGCTGAAAGAACTGAATGTCCGCGCGAACGCGGTCAATCCGGGCGGAACCCGAACCGAGATGCGCGCCGCGGCCTATCCGGATGAAGACCCTCTAACGCTGCCCACGCCGGAAGAGATCACCGGCGTTTTCGTTTATCTCGCTTCGTCCGAATCCGCAGGCGTCACCGGAAAATCTTTCGACGCGCGCGATTGGATCAACAAACGTTGACGAAGAGAGCCGTTTCTTATAAAAATGCCTAAACGTTTGAGGGAGGCTCGATGAAGACTAATGCTTGGATTGCGATCGCGGTGGGGGCTTTCATCGTCGGCATACTTTTCGGTTATGCCATTTGGGGATCGCGCGCCGGGCGGCTGGCGGACACCGAAAAAGAGCTGAGCGCGGCCCAGACTCAGGTCGGCGATCTCAAGAAAAAGGTGGCGGATACCGAGACCAACCTGGGAAAAGTCACCAACGAAAAGCTCAGCATGGAAAAGGATATGGCCGACATGAAAGAGGCGATGGAAAAAGCGTCCAAGACAAAACGCCGCTAGTCCGGACATACCGGACATAGAGGTGACCGTGAGAAAAATGAAATTCGCTCGCTGCATCCTCGCCGTTGCAGGAATTTGGCTGCTCTTGCCGTATTGCGCCGCCGAGAGCCAGGAGCTCAAACGGATCAAGATCGGCTATCCGGCGATCGCCACCAACCAGATCCATATCTGGGTCGCGAAAGATGCCGGCCTGTTTAAACGATACGGCCTCGACGCGGAACTGATCTTTTTCCGGGGCGGACAACTGGCGACGCAAGCGCTGGTCGCCGGCGATCCGCCGATCGTCAACATCGGCACCGTCGTCCAGGCGGGCCTCCAGGGCCACGACCTGGTGCTCATCGCCTCTTCCGAGAACGCCTACGCCTACTCGGTCGTCGCGCGCCCGAGCTTCGGCAAGGTCGAACAACTCAAGGGCAAGAAGCTGGGCGTCAGCGGCTTCGGCTCGGCGTCGCACAACGCCGCGCTCATTTTATTGCGCAGATTGAACCTGGAGCCGAACAAGGACGTGGCGATACTCGTCGCCGGCCCGACGGTCGAGCGCTTGGCGGCGATCGACGCCGGCAGGATCGACGCGACGCTGCTCACGCCGTCGGAAATTCCACGCGCCAAGAAGCAGGGCCTGGTCGAAGTCTTCGACATGATGGACCTCGGCCTCGAAGTTCAAGGTAACGGCTTCGCCACTACGCGCTCGTTTATCAAGAAAGACCGGGACGCCGTCAAGTCCGCGCTCAAAGGTTACGTCGAGGGGATCAACTATATCTATAGCAAAAGAGACGAGAGCAAAAAGATCATCGCCAAGTACATGCGCACGAACGATCCGGAAATTCCCGACGCGGCCGTCGGCTGGTTCGCCAGAAAAGTCGCCAAGAAACCTTACCCGACGCTCAAAGGAATTCAATTTCTGCTCGACGAATTCGCGCCGCAAATTCCCCAGGCGAAGAACGCCAAGCCGGAACAGTTCGTGGATGTGAGCCTGCTCCAGGAACTGGAGAAAGAAGGCTTCTTCACGGAAATGGCGAAGCGCTACCCGTGAAAATGGAGTATTGGAGTACTGGAGTCTTGGAGTATTGGGTCTTTAAATCCATTACTCCAGCACTCCACCGCTCCATTACTCCAGGTATTTTTTTCACCGCCTAAAGCCGCCGAAGACGGCTCTCTTGTCGTCCTTCCAGAAACATCTCACGTCGCTGAATCCCGCCGCCCGCAGCAATCCAAGCTGGTCGTCTAAGGGAGGCCGCTGCCGATCGAAATTCAGGAAGCAGCCTCCCGGCCGCACCAGCGGAAGAACCTCCCGGTAAATTTCCCCGACGGTTTCC
The nucleotide sequence above comes from Candidatus Binatia bacterium. Encoded proteins:
- a CDS encoding SDR family NAD(P)-dependent oxidoreductase; this encodes MANNLSGKLDGRIALITGASRGIGKAIARAYAKEGAKVFICARRRAPLAQAAREIRAGGGEVAFLAADFSKATDVKRVVKEARRRFGTIHILVNNASLLGPRVPVVEYPLAEWEKVLKVNLTALFLLTKEALSLMIPQREGSIINVSSGVGRVGKARWGAYAVSKFGVEGFTQVLAEELKELNVRANAVNPGGTRTEMRAAAYPDEDPLTLPTPEEITGVFVYLASSESAGVTGKSFDARDWINKR
- a CDS encoding ABC transporter substrate-binding protein; amino-acid sequence: MKFARCILAVAGIWLLLPYCAAESQELKRIKIGYPAIATNQIHIWVAKDAGLFKRYGLDAELIFFRGGQLATQALVAGDPPIVNIGTVVQAGLQGHDLVLIASSENAYAYSVVARPSFGKVEQLKGKKLGVSGFGSASHNAALILLRRLNLEPNKDVAILVAGPTVERLAAIDAGRIDATLLTPSEIPRAKKQGLVEVFDMMDLGLEVQGNGFATTRSFIKKDRDAVKSALKGYVEGINYIYSKRDESKKIIAKYMRTNDPEIPDAAVGWFARKVAKKPYPTLKGIQFLLDEFAPQIPQAKNAKPEQFVDVSLLQELEKEGFFTEMAKRYP